From Microlunatus capsulatus, a single genomic window includes:
- a CDS encoding polyprenyl synthetase family protein — protein sequence MSSQLSPSGLPGRRRGSSSVVALPTRRAGELNEEFLVRVDARMAEVVDDLERVWTDELSPHGAVVDILADRDLPELLRGLVGTGGKRIRPSMCLWGWVVAGGRRDDRGAADVLQVATALELLHIFALIHDDVMDESASRRGQPSVHTLAAQLHLHSGGRGSANRFGDSIAVLVGDLAHAEADHLVSSLPAAMRSVWRVLVVELVRGQSRDLTGSAAGRRDLEHARQVAQAKSGCYTVWRPLQLGATAAGADRATVEVLATYGAEVGEAFALRDDLLGVWGDPARTGKPAGDDLLSGKPTVILSLAHELLQGPARDVLERVGTPALSPADVVFLQDALRAGGVVDAVESRISAHVHAAVAALGAEGLDPDGVAGLTQMAHRIAWRDR from the coding sequence ATGAGCTCGCAGCTCTCGCCCTCGGGCCTGCCGGGCCGGCGTCGGGGGTCCTCGTCGGTCGTCGCCCTGCCGACCCGCCGCGCCGGTGAGCTGAACGAGGAGTTCCTCGTCCGCGTCGACGCCCGGATGGCCGAGGTCGTCGACGACCTCGAGCGCGTCTGGACCGACGAGCTGAGCCCGCACGGGGCCGTCGTCGACATCCTGGCCGACCGCGACCTGCCCGAGCTGCTCCGCGGCCTCGTGGGCACCGGCGGCAAGCGCATCCGGCCGAGCATGTGCCTGTGGGGCTGGGTGGTGGCCGGCGGCCGGCGCGACGACCGCGGGGCGGCCGACGTCCTCCAGGTCGCGACGGCGCTGGAGCTGCTGCACATCTTCGCCCTCATCCACGACGACGTCATGGACGAGTCCGCCTCCCGCCGCGGCCAGCCCTCGGTGCACACCCTCGCCGCCCAGCTGCACCTGCACAGCGGGGGCCGCGGCAGCGCGAACCGCTTCGGCGACAGCATCGCGGTCCTGGTCGGCGACCTCGCGCACGCCGAGGCCGACCACCTCGTCAGCTCGCTGCCGGCGGCCATGCGGTCGGTGTGGCGGGTGCTGGTCGTCGAGCTGGTCCGCGGGCAGAGCCGGGACCTCACCGGCAGCGCCGCCGGCCGCCGCGACCTGGAGCACGCGCGCCAGGTGGCCCAGGCCAAGTCGGGCTGCTACACCGTCTGGCGGCCCCTCCAGCTGGGCGCCACCGCGGCCGGCGCCGACCGCGCGACCGTCGAGGTGCTGGCCACCTACGGCGCCGAGGTCGGCGAGGCGTTCGCGCTGCGCGACGACCTGCTGGGCGTCTGGGGCGACCCCGCCCGCACCGGCAAGCCGGCCGGTGACGACCTGCTCTCGGGCAAGCCCACCGTCATCCTCTCCCTGGCCCACGAGCTGCTGCAGGGCCCGGCGCGCGACGTGCTGGAACGGGTCGGCACCCCGGCGCTGAGCCCGGCCGACGTCGTCTTCCTGCAGGACGCGCTGCGGGCCGGTGGCGTCGTCGACGCCGTCGAGTCCCGGATCAGCGCCCACGTGCACGCCGCCGTCGCCGCCCTCGGCGCCGAGGGGCTCGACCCCGACGGCGTCGCCGGCCTCACCCAGATGGCCCACCGGATCGCCTGGCGCGACCGGTGA
- a CDS encoding glycosyltransferase family 4 protein, whose amino-acid sequence MSDERISVLIANPSPDVYGSDLQMLESISAMTAQGWRVVVALPSDGELVPRIRARGGEVHFFSFPVLRRANQSAAAFAGMVGSAALAVPRLVGLIRRLKPSLVYVNTVTLPWWLLAARLTGTPTVCHLHEAENTDSPVVRRALVAPLRLAHAVIVISRSAMAAMVEADPGLEARGRLIYNGVPTPPEEPSPPARDLPLRAVVVGRLSPRKAPHLALEAVGRLRQQGVALEVELAGSAFPGYEWYVEQLEQRAAQEDLAGAVTFSGYCSPIWPALERADLAIAPSLREPFGNAVVEAQMSLRPVVATAALGHLESITDEQTGLLVPAEDVDAMADAVRRLVEDAELAGSLAAAARANALARFTTGRYNAEVVGLVRELTGTVEVAP is encoded by the coding sequence ATGAGTGACGAGCGCATCAGTGTGCTCATCGCCAACCCGTCGCCCGACGTCTACGGGTCCGACCTGCAGATGCTGGAGAGCATCTCGGCGATGACCGCGCAGGGCTGGCGGGTCGTGGTGGCTCTGCCGTCCGACGGCGAGCTGGTCCCCCGGATCCGGGCGCGCGGCGGTGAGGTCCACTTCTTCTCCTTCCCGGTGCTGCGCCGGGCCAACCAGTCGGCGGCCGCCTTCGCCGGCATGGTCGGCTCCGCGGCGCTGGCGGTGCCCCGGCTGGTCGGGCTGATCCGCCGGCTGAAGCCCTCGCTGGTCTACGTCAACACCGTCACCCTGCCGTGGTGGCTGCTGGCCGCCCGGCTGACCGGCACCCCGACCGTCTGCCACCTGCACGAGGCCGAGAACACCGACTCCCCGGTCGTGCGCCGCGCGCTCGTCGCGCCGCTGCGGCTGGCGCACGCCGTCATCGTCATCAGCCGGTCGGCGATGGCCGCCATGGTGGAGGCCGACCCCGGCCTGGAGGCCCGCGGCCGGCTCATCTACAACGGCGTGCCCACCCCGCCCGAGGAGCCGTCCCCGCCCGCCCGCGACCTGCCGCTGCGCGCCGTCGTCGTCGGCCGGCTCTCCCCGCGGAAGGCGCCGCACCTGGCGCTGGAGGCCGTCGGCCGGCTCCGCCAGCAGGGCGTCGCCCTCGAGGTCGAGCTCGCCGGCTCCGCCTTCCCCGGTTACGAGTGGTACGTCGAGCAGCTGGAGCAGCGCGCGGCCCAGGAGGACCTGGCCGGCGCCGTCACCTTCTCGGGCTACTGCTCGCCCATCTGGCCCGCCCTGGAGCGCGCCGACCTGGCCATCGCCCCCTCGCTGCGCGAGCCCTTCGGCAACGCCGTCGTCGAGGCGCAGATGTCGCTGCGGCCGGTCGTCGCCACCGCGGCCCTCGGCCACCTGGAGAGCATCACCGACGAGCAGACCGGCCTGCTGGTCCCGGCCGAGGACGTGGACGCGATGGCCGACGCCGTCCGGCGCCTCGTCGAGGACGCCGAGCTGGCCGGCTCGCTGGCCGCCGCCGCCCGCGCCAACGCGCTCGCGCGCTTCACCACCGGGCGCTACAACGCCGAGGTCGTGGGGCTCGTCCGCGAGCTGACCGGCACCGTGGAGGTGGCCCCGTGA
- a CDS encoding Gfo/Idh/MocA family protein, whose amino-acid sequence MIRVGVVGLGKMGLSHLSMFNAHPEVEVAGICDSAGYMLGVLNKYTGLKTYADMGAMLDDAELDAVVISTPSSMHAPMVRTALERGVSVFCEKPFCLDPADSAALTALAEEKGLVTQVGYHYRFVGAFAEVKRLLDLGAIGRVTHVLAEAYGPVVLKPQGSTWRTKKALGGGSLYDYAAHPLNLVNWYLGEAERAGGSVLNPVFSRETDDEVFSTLFFDPATPGGAPVTAQLSVNWSDESQRKMTTKVTIWGTEGRISADRQEVQVFLRDGAAVPDGYVPGWNVKYTTELTEEVWFYLRGEEYSAQVDTFVTRVIKGETEGVNNFAHAAATDRAIQLMVDDAAGVVRAPATGALAAPAGRTGRSLPGAVRSRVRSLLQKVGVAR is encoded by the coding sequence GTGATCAGAGTCGGAGTCGTGGGGCTGGGCAAGATGGGCCTCTCCCACCTGTCCATGTTCAACGCCCACCCGGAGGTGGAGGTCGCGGGCATCTGCGACTCCGCCGGCTACATGCTGGGCGTGCTGAACAAGTACACCGGGCTGAAGACCTACGCCGACATGGGCGCGATGCTCGACGACGCCGAGCTCGACGCCGTGGTCATCTCGACCCCGTCGAGCATGCACGCGCCGATGGTCCGCACCGCTCTGGAGCGCGGGGTGAGCGTCTTCTGCGAGAAGCCGTTCTGCCTCGACCCGGCCGACTCCGCCGCCCTCACCGCGCTGGCGGAGGAGAAGGGCCTGGTCACCCAGGTCGGCTACCACTACCGCTTCGTCGGCGCCTTCGCCGAGGTGAAGCGGCTGCTGGACCTCGGTGCCATCGGCCGGGTCACCCACGTGCTGGCCGAGGCCTACGGCCCCGTCGTGCTCAAGCCGCAGGGCAGCACCTGGCGGACCAAGAAGGCGCTCGGCGGCGGCAGCCTCTACGACTACGCCGCGCACCCGCTGAACCTCGTCAACTGGTACCTGGGCGAGGCGGAGCGGGCCGGCGGCTCGGTGCTCAACCCGGTGTTCTCCCGCGAGACCGACGACGAGGTGTTCAGCACCCTGTTCTTCGACCCGGCCACGCCGGGCGGGGCGCCGGTCACCGCTCAGCTGTCGGTGAACTGGAGCGACGAGTCGCAGCGCAAGATGACGACCAAGGTGACCATCTGGGGCACCGAGGGCCGCATCTCCGCCGACCGCCAGGAGGTGCAGGTCTTCCTCCGCGACGGCGCCGCCGTGCCCGACGGCTACGTGCCCGGGTGGAACGTCAAGTACACGACGGAGCTGACCGAGGAGGTCTGGTTCTACCTGCGCGGCGAGGAGTACAGCGCGCAGGTCGACACCTTCGTCACCCGGGTGATCAAGGGCGAGACCGAGGGCGTCAACAACTTCGCCCACGCCGCCGCCACCGACCGGGCCATCCAGCTCATGGTCGACGACGCCGCCGGCGTGGTCCGCGCCCCCGCGACGGGTGCGCTCGCCGCCCCGGCCGGGCGGACCGGCCGTTCCCTGCCCGGGGCCGTGCGCTCCCGGGTCCGCTCGCTGCTGCAGAAGGTGGGGGTCGCCCGATGA
- a CDS encoding DUF1972 domain-containing protein: MSAVASLAGVLDRLPGSRRFTATPRSRTVRILGTHGVPANYGGFETAAENVALFLRDQGWRVVVYCQVPGTGPVTEDVWNGLERVLIPVDREGWLGTSQFDWLSITHAAKHRDVCLTFGYNTAVFNVVQRVLGIPNVINMDGIEWSRARWGKLRQAILYTNERIACFVGNHLVADHPVIETYLHTRAPARKVSTVTYGGPTVLDAPTDVVEAHGLTPGRYLTLIARPIPENTILEIVQGFSARPRGVELVVLGGYKPDEDAYHRAVVEAAGPEVRFVGGIYDPAATAALRFHSLGYVHGHTVGGTNPSLVEALGAGNPVIAHDNAYNRWVAGDAALYFRTAADVDARVGELVASPETAARLGAAARVRHASEFTWEHVAGQYEQLLLPYLGPDGRRGVTAGMADTHETGGMPVVQTAGTTGSEQS; this comes from the coding sequence GTGAGCGCCGTCGCCAGCCTGGCCGGGGTGCTGGACCGGCTGCCGGGCAGCCGTCGGTTCACCGCCACCCCGCGCTCGCGGACGGTCCGCATCCTCGGCACCCACGGCGTGCCCGCGAACTACGGCGGCTTCGAGACCGCGGCCGAGAACGTGGCCCTGTTCCTGCGCGACCAGGGCTGGCGCGTCGTCGTCTACTGCCAGGTCCCGGGCACCGGTCCGGTGACCGAGGACGTCTGGAACGGCCTGGAGCGGGTGCTCATCCCCGTCGACCGGGAGGGCTGGCTGGGCACGTCGCAGTTCGACTGGCTCTCCATCACCCACGCCGCGAAGCACCGCGACGTCTGCCTCACCTTCGGCTACAACACCGCCGTCTTCAACGTGGTGCAGCGGGTGCTCGGCATCCCCAACGTCATCAACATGGACGGCATCGAGTGGTCGCGGGCCCGCTGGGGCAAGCTGCGCCAGGCCATCCTCTACACCAACGAGCGGATCGCCTGCTTCGTCGGCAACCACCTCGTCGCCGACCACCCGGTCATCGAGACCTACCTGCACACCCGGGCGCCGGCGCGGAAGGTCAGCACGGTCACCTACGGCGGCCCGACGGTGCTCGACGCCCCGACCGACGTCGTGGAGGCGCACGGGCTCACCCCCGGCCGCTACCTGACGCTGATCGCCCGGCCGATCCCCGAGAACACGATCCTCGAGATCGTGCAGGGCTTCTCGGCCCGCCCGCGCGGCGTCGAGCTGGTCGTCCTGGGCGGCTACAAGCCCGACGAGGACGCCTACCACCGGGCCGTCGTCGAGGCGGCCGGTCCCGAGGTGCGCTTCGTCGGCGGCATCTACGACCCGGCGGCCACCGCCGCCCTCCGCTTCCACAGCCTCGGCTACGTGCACGGCCACACCGTCGGCGGCACGAACCCGTCGCTGGTCGAGGCGCTGGGCGCCGGGAACCCGGTGATCGCGCACGACAACGCCTACAACCGCTGGGTGGCCGGCGACGCCGCCCTCTACTTCCGCACCGCCGCGGACGTCGACGCCCGGGTCGGGGAGCTGGTGGCCTCCCCGGAGACCGCCGCCCGGCTCGGCGCGGCCGCCCGCGTCCGGCACGCCTCCGAGTTCACCTGGGAGCACGTCGCCGGCCAGTACGAGCAGCTGCTGCTGCCCTACCTCGGGCCCGACGGGCGCCGAGGGGTCACCGCGGGGATGGCCGACACGCACGAGACCGGAGGGATGCCGGTGGTCCAGACCGCAGGGACAACAGGAAGCGAGCAGTCGTGA
- the crtI gene encoding phytoene desaturase family protein has product MSSVVVIGAGLAGLSTACHLAGRGYDVTVVEREDIAGGRNGLLQRDGFTFDTGPSVLTMPDLIADVLRAAGSDLSALGPLKRLDPAYRAVYADGSTIMVRGDRDAMRQEIAETCGSVDAAAFEGFVEWLRKLYVAEMPNFIDTNFDSPLGLLKNPRAAAKLLQLGAFRRLGPAVRSHFQDPRLHRLFSFQAMYAGLAPEKALALYAVITYMDSIEGVFFPEGGMHAVPLALAQAAEKAGAQFRYGESVETVLRSPTGRVAGVRLAGGEAVSADAVVCTLDTPVAYEHLLPELTPPRAARPGKGDYSPSAVVWHVGVRGLPEESAAHHNIHFGHEWNTAFDALLDRGELMPDPSRMVTIASLDAPSAAPEGCSSLFVLEPVPNLSGGKIDWVQEAPAMRDRLHGFLSANGYPDDVVTEELVDPLGWQRQGMAAGTPFALAHTFPQTGPFRPPNVEKRVPGFFFAGSGTVPGVGVPMVLISGKLAAERVSGYLPGPTR; this is encoded by the coding sequence ATGAGCTCCGTCGTCGTCATCGGGGCCGGTCTCGCCGGCCTCTCCACCGCCTGCCACCTCGCCGGTCGCGGCTACGACGTCACCGTCGTCGAGCGGGAGGACATCGCCGGCGGCCGCAACGGGCTGCTGCAGCGCGACGGCTTCACCTTCGACACCGGCCCCAGCGTGCTGACCATGCCGGACCTCATCGCCGACGTGCTCCGCGCCGCCGGCAGCGACCTGTCCGCGCTGGGCCCGCTCAAGCGCCTCGACCCGGCCTACCGCGCGGTGTACGCCGACGGCAGCACGATCATGGTCCGCGGCGACCGCGACGCGATGCGCCAGGAGATCGCCGAGACCTGCGGCAGCGTCGACGCCGCGGCCTTCGAGGGCTTCGTCGAGTGGCTGCGCAAGCTCTACGTCGCCGAGATGCCGAACTTCATCGACACCAACTTCGACTCCCCGCTGGGGCTGCTGAAGAACCCGCGGGCCGCCGCCAAGCTGCTGCAGCTCGGCGCGTTCCGCCGGCTGGGCCCGGCCGTCCGCTCCCACTTCCAGGACCCGCGGCTGCACCGGCTGTTCAGCTTCCAGGCGATGTACGCCGGCCTGGCGCCCGAGAAGGCGCTGGCCCTCTACGCGGTGATCACCTACATGGACAGCATCGAGGGGGTCTTCTTCCCCGAGGGCGGCATGCACGCGGTGCCCCTGGCGCTGGCGCAGGCGGCCGAGAAGGCCGGCGCGCAGTTCCGCTACGGCGAGAGCGTCGAGACGGTGCTGCGCTCCCCCACCGGCCGGGTGGCCGGCGTCCGCCTCGCGGGCGGTGAGGCGGTCAGCGCCGACGCCGTCGTCTGCACGCTGGACACCCCCGTCGCCTACGAGCACCTGCTGCCCGAGCTGACCCCGCCGCGGGCCGCGCGCCCGGGCAAGGGCGACTACTCGCCCTCGGCCGTCGTCTGGCACGTCGGCGTCCGCGGCCTCCCCGAGGAGAGCGCCGCGCACCACAACATCCACTTCGGGCACGAGTGGAACACGGCCTTCGACGCGCTGCTGGACCGCGGCGAGCTGATGCCCGACCCGTCGCGGATGGTCACCATCGCCTCGCTCGACGCCCCCTCCGCGGCGCCGGAGGGCTGCTCGTCGCTGTTCGTCCTGGAGCCCGTGCCCAACCTCTCCGGCGGCAAGATCGACTGGGTGCAGGAGGCGCCGGCCATGCGCGACCGGCTGCACGGCTTCCTCTCCGCCAACGGCTACCCGGACGACGTCGTCACCGAGGAGCTCGTCGACCCGCTCGGCTGGCAGCGCCAGGGGATGGCAGCCGGCACCCCGTTCGCCCTCGCGCACACGTTCCCCCAGACCGGCCCGTTCCGGCCGCCGAACGTCGAGAAGCGGGTGCCCGGCTTCTTCTTCGCGGGCTCGGGCACGGTGCCCGGCGTCGGCGTGCCGATGGTGCTGATCTCGGGCAAGCTCGCCGCCGAGC
- the idi gene encoding isopentenyl-diphosphate Delta-isomerase produces MTVTEESVVLMSAAGEPIGQRLKSEVHDAETPLHLAFSLYLFDEDDRLLLTRRALGKRTWPGVWTNTCCGHPAPGEDMEDAVRRRVGEELGLAVGPLECVLPDFAYTATDASGVVENEICPVYRARALHPVADPAANPAEVMDWKWGAWDDVVRAVGATPFVFSPWSVLQVERLAVTG; encoded by the coding sequence ATGACGGTGACCGAGGAGTCGGTGGTGCTGATGAGCGCGGCCGGCGAGCCCATCGGGCAGCGGCTGAAGTCCGAGGTGCACGACGCGGAGACGCCCCTGCACCTGGCCTTCTCGCTCTACCTGTTCGACGAGGACGACCGCCTGCTGCTGACCCGGCGGGCGCTGGGCAAGCGCACCTGGCCCGGCGTGTGGACCAACACCTGCTGCGGCCACCCCGCGCCCGGCGAGGACATGGAGGACGCCGTCCGCCGCCGCGTCGGCGAGGAGCTGGGCCTGGCCGTCGGACCGCTCGAGTGCGTGCTGCCCGACTTCGCCTACACCGCCACCGACGCCAGCGGCGTCGTCGAGAACGAGATCTGCCCGGTGTACCGGGCCCGCGCCCTGCATCCGGTCGCGGACCCCGCAGCGAACCCTGCCGAGGTCATGGACTGGAAGTGGGGGGCATGGGACGACGTGGTGCGTGCGGTGGGGGCGACCCCGTTCGTGTTCAGCCCCTGGTCGGTGCTGCAGGTCGAGCGCCTGGCGGTGACCGGGTGA